The proteins below are encoded in one region of Aspergillus nidulans FGSC A4 chromosome III:
- a CDS encoding uncharacterized protein (transcript_id=CADANIAT00005905) yields the protein MDRAIRWSPSSTPAEQRFLSVDVAGKVFRLCKVTSFTNSILSHSVLSTHTKVPAFRAFDWSPVDETLVAVGQSSGDATILRMREGDDSQESFSFPVRHQRYCNAIAFSTHGLLAAGLDRVRNDFCLNVWDVNQRLAMKGAKGHVEPLRKLASSEPITSVKFFRDQPDTLVTGVKGQFVRIYDLREGPGLPSLQFPTRCVHNLAIDWLDENYIASGLTSHDSTVCVWDRRVGARLSAAATPGLETGQMEPALEFKNVIAPKSAIWSLRFSRTKRGCLGVLSSNGHLKTYNIVKEYVVEEYRSPIDRTLGQNSVSNYPEQIYTKSVRDVFSPYDHPSRGYEVSQRVVSFDFLNMSSSNEPSVLTLSADDQVKIITVKPPPPPVRLSSQGTLICGRFDEHRDFKAIYPLGTEGSSIAQIAKSLRDNALERQEEQAETRGLRENPEQPLSSRENRERMLSVGTLGSPLTAEEALTLLTVNRLRCKEGYLFNGMRNKQILADDPSLQDFWDWIERARSYSADDSMIMNHLDLNYLGVFDVWTGDLGVSLEARWLGPSAAHYPDINDTIVDLVQEKLNLPSSESLHSRYPEQRRLGLRICGAAQSRRELEELVKTLSAESQHTKAAALAVFQGEPKLAYLALRSHTPTQAHKLLAMAIAGAAKEKPDPDWEETCAEIAKELTDPYARAIIAFVSKGDWRSVIQETTLPLKYRVEVALRWLPDDDLTTYLTETTKRAIQQGNIEGIVLTGLGHSAMELFQSYINKFNDVQTPVLAMSHTVPRLVNTPANKHRFETWRETYRWQINSWKLQLERARFDVGSRKFAATWDGRRLVEPPRQQVSLTCNYCTRPLTQHDASSQLSPSTSGEVVHATPGNPLGSAAMSGTICPRCGRHMPRCGVCTLWLGSPDPMSKACVAAETATATDQRKLSEAEFMRRFIVFCINCNHGFHAHHAREWFDKHNVCPVAECSCICDR from the exons ATGGACAGAGCAATCCGCTGgtccccctcctccacgcCTGCTGAACAGCGCTTCCTCTCCGTCGACGTCGCAGGCAAAGTGTTCCGTCTATGCAAAGTCACCTCCTTTACCAACAGTATCCTCTCGCACTCGGTCCTCTCCACACATACCAAAGTCCCCGCCTTTCGAGCCTTCGACTGGTCCCCCGTGGACGAGACCCTAGTCGCAGTAGGGCAATCATCCGGCGATGCGACGATCCTGCGCATGCGTGAGGGCGATGACTCGCAGGAATCGTTCTCTTTCCCTGTGCGACATCAGAGATACTGCAATGCGATTGCGTTCAGCACCCACGGACTGTTGGCTGCGGGGCTGGATCGAGTGCGGAACGACTTTTGCTTGAACGTTTGGGATGTGAACCAGCGGTTGGCGATGAAGGGGGCGAAGGGGCATGTTGAGCCATTGAGGAAGCTGGCGAGTTCCGAACCAATCACGAGTGTGAAGTTCTTTAGGGATCAGCCTGATACCCTGGTCACGGGAGTCAAGGGGCAGTTTGTGAGAATTTATGATTTACGAG AGGGCCCGGGGCTTCCGTCGCTGCAGTTTCCGACGAGGTGCGTGCATAATCTGGCTATTGATTGGCTTGATGAGAACTATATTGCGTCTGGATTGACGTCCCATGATTCCACTGTCTGTGTTTGGGACCGGCGGGTCGGTGCTCGTCTTTCTGCGGCTGCCACTCCGGGTTTGGAGACGGGCCAAATGGAGCCAGCCCTCGAGTTTAAGAACGTGATTGCGCCCAAATCGGCTATCTGGAGTCTCCGGTTTTCGAGGACGAAACGGGGCTGCTTGGGTGTCCTTTCGAGCAACGGCCATCTGAAAACGTACAATATTGTCAAAGAGTATGTGGTTGAAGAATACCGCTCGCCGATTGATAGGACACTCGGCCAAAACTCCGTTAGCAACTATCCAGAGCAGATCTATACCAAGTCCGTTCGCGATGTCTTTAGCCCTTATGACCACCCATCGCGTGGATACGAGGTGTCTCAACGAGTAGTTTCATTTGACTTCCTCAACATGAGCAGCTCCAATGAGCCTAGCGTTTTAACGCTGTCCGCTGATGATCAGGTCAAAATTATTACCGTCaagccaccaccacctccagtGCGACTATCTTCACAGGGAACGTTGATTTGTGGGCGTTTCGATGAGCATCGCGATTTCAAGGCGATCTATCCGCTGGGGACTGAAGGCTCAAGCATCGCGCAAATTGCAAAGAGTCTACGGGACAACGCTCTGGAGAGGCAAGAGGAGCAAGCTGAAACCCGTGGTTTGCGAGAGAACCCCGAACAACCTCTTTCCAGTCGAGAGAACCGGGAGCGCATGCTGTCGGTTGGCACTCTAGGTAGTCCTCTaactgctgaagaagcgttGACTCTCTTGACGGTGAATAGGCTGCGGTGCAAAGAAGGGTATTTGTTCAATGGAATGCGGAACAAGCAGATTCTGGCCGATGACCCCTCATTGCAGGATTTCTGGGATTGGATTGAGC GTGCACGATCCTACTCTGCGGACGATTCCATGATCATGAACCACTTGGATCTGAATTATTTGGGCGTGTTCGATGTCTGGACGGGAGATTTAG GGGTCAGCCTTGAAGCACGATGGCTGGGCCCCAGTGCTGCTCATTACCCGGATATCAATGATACGATCGTGGATTTGGttcaggagaagctgaacctTCCTTCGAGTGAGAGTTTACACTCTCGTTACCCTGAGCAGAGGCGGCTTGGTCTGCGGATATGCGGCGCAGCCCAGTCACGTCGTgagctcgaggagttggTCAAGACATTGTCCGCCGAAAGTCAGCATACAAAGGCGGCTGCTCTGGCCGTCTTCCAAGGCGAGCCAAAGCTTGCGTATCTCGCGCTGCGAAGTCATACTCCTACACAGGCTCATAAACTCCTCGCAATGGCCATTGCCGGTGCTGCGAAAGAAAAGCCAGATCCTGACTGGGAAGAGACTTGCGCCGAGATTGCGAAGGAGCTTACTGATCCTTACGCTCGGGCAATTATTGCCTTCGTCAGCAAGGGCGACTGGCGCTCTGTCATCCAAGAGACTACACTCCCACTAAAATACCGCGTCGAAGTCGCTCTGCGCTGGCTTCCAGATGACGACCTCACAACATACCTAACCGAAACCACAAAACGTGCCATTCAACAGGGTAACATCGAGGGCATAGTCCTCACCGGCCTCGGCCATTCCGCCATGGAACTCTTCCAATCATACATCAACAAATTCAATGACGTCCAAACACCGGTCCTCGCCATGAGCCACACAGTACCACGCTTGGTCAACACTCCCGCAAACAAACACCGCTTCGAGACCTGGCGCGAAACCTACCGCTGGCAAATCAACTCCTGGAAACTTCAGCTCGAACGCGCCCGCTTCGACGTCGGCTCTCGCAAATTCGCCGCCACTTGGGATGGTCGCCGCCTCGTCGAGCCGCCGCGTCAACAAGTCAGCCTGACATGCAACTACTGTACGCGACCCCTAACTCAGCACGACGCCTCCTCCCAACTTTCCCCTTCAACTAGCGGGGAAGTCGTACATGCGACTCCAGGAAATCCGCTGGGTTCGGCCGCCATGTCTGGTACGATTTGCCCACGCTGCGGGCGCCATATGCCGCGGTGCGGCGTATGCACGCTTTGGTTAGGTTCTCCGGA